In Drosophila santomea strain STO CAGO 1482 chromosome 2L, Prin_Dsan_1.1, whole genome shotgun sequence, a single window of DNA contains:
- the LOC120446305 gene encoding protein sine oculis, whose protein sequence is MLQHPATDFYDLAAANAAAVLTARHTPPYSPTGLTGSVVLHNNNNNNNNTSNNNNNSSSTLDIMAHNGGGAGGGLHLNSGSGSGGGGGVVSGGGSGGRENLPSFGFTQEQVACVCEVLQQAGNIERLGRFLWSLPQCDKLQLNESVLKAKAVVAFHRGQYKELYRLLEHHHFSAQNHAKLQALWLKAHYVEAEKLRGRPLGAVGKYRVRRKFPLPRTIWDGEETSYCFKEKSRSVLRDWYSHNPYPSPREKRDLAEATGLTTTQVSNWFKNRRQRDRAAEHKDGSTDKQHLDSSSDSEMEGSMLPSQSAQQQQQQHSPGNSSGNNNGLHQQQLQHVAADQSLQHHPHQPHPASNIASVATKSSSGGGGGSGGGVSAAAAAQMQMPPLTAAVAYSHLHSVMGAMPMTAMYDMGEYQHL, encoded by the exons ATGTTACAGCATCCCGCCACAGATTTCTACGATTTGGCCGCGGCCAATGCGGCTGCCGTTCTCACCGCCCGTCACACGCCTCCTTATAGTCCCACTGGTCTCACCGGATCGGTGGTCctgcacaacaacaacaacaacaacaataacaccagcaacaacaacaacaacagcagcagcaccctTGACATAATGGCGCACAACGGCGGCGGAGCAGGCGGTGGCCTCCACCTGAACAGCGGCAGCGGTagcggaggcggaggcggagtGGTCAGTGGTGGAGGCTCCGGCGGCAGGGAGAATCTGCCCAGCTTCGGCTTCACCCAGGAGCAGGTGGCGTGCGTCTGCGAG GTTCTGCAGCAGGCGGGCAACATCGAAAGACTGGGCCGCTTCCTCTGGTCGCTGCCACAATGTGATAAGCTGCAGCTGAACGAGTCCGTGCTGAAGGCCAAGGCGGTCGTCGCATTCCACCGGGGACAGTACAAGGAGCTGTACCGCCTGCTCGAGCATCACCACTTCTCGGCCCAGAATCACGCCAAGCTCCAGGCCCTGTGGTTGAAAG CGCATTATGTGGAAGCCGAAAAACTGCGCGGAAGACCCTTGGGTGCTGTTGGCAAATATCGTGTTCGCCGTAAATTTCCATTGCCCCGCACCATCTGGGATGGCGAGGAGACGAGCTACTGTTTTAAG GAAAAATCCCGCTCGGTACTGAGGGACTGGTACTCGCACAATCCGTATCCATCGCCGCGGGAGAAACGCGATCTGGCCGAGGCCACAGGACTGACCACCACGCAG GTTTCCAATTGGTTCAAGAACCGACGACAAAGAGATCGAGCTGCCGAACATAAAGA CGGCTCTACGGACAAGCAGCACCTTGACTCCTCCAGCGACTCCGAGATGGAGGGCAGCATGTTGCCCAGCCAGAGtgcgcaacagcagcagcagcagcactcgcccggcaacagcagcggcaacaacaacggcctgcatcagcagcagctgcagcacgTCGCCGCCGACCAGAGCCTGCAGCACCATCCGCACCAGCCACATCCCGCCAGCAACATCGCCAGTGTCGCCACCAAGAGCAGCAGCGggggcggcggtggcagcggAGGGGGCGTAAGTGCGGCGGCCGCTgcccaaatgcaaatgccccCGCTGACCGCCGCCGTGGCCTATTCGCACCTGCACAGCGTGATGGGCGCCATGCCCATGACCGCCATGTACGACATGGGCGAGTACCAGCACTTATGA
- the LOC120446863 gene encoding uncharacterized protein LOC120446863 has protein sequence MRIGVLIVVVCLQVYSYSALVVLPLLTEVKSRLLNSTANEIKKGLSTAFNLGSLMEIFGDSRQGNANSDNITDLFKAGLAFLPK, from the exons ATGCGCATCGGAGTTTTAATTGTTG TGGTCTGCCTGCAGGTATACTCGTACAGTGCTTTGGTCGTATTGCCTCTTCTAACGGAAGTCAAAAGTAGACTTTTAAATTCTACAGCAAACGAAATCAAGAAGGGCCTTTCTACGGCTTTTAACCTGGGATCACTGATGGAGATTTTCGGGGACAGTCGGCAGGGAAATGCGAACTCGGACAATATAACTGACCTATTCAAGGCTGGCTTAGCGTTCCTGCCAAAATAA
- the LOC120450059 gene encoding gustatory receptor for sugar taste 43a isoform X3, translating to MKSATSKVVTALDVSVVVMAIVSGVYCGLFSLNDTLELNDRLNKIDSTLNAYNNFRRDRWRALGMAAVSLVAISLLVGLDVGTWMRIAQDMNIAQSDTELNVHWYIPFYSLYFILTGLQVNFANTAYGLGRRFGRLNRMLSSSFLAENNATSAIKPQKVSTVKNISLNRPSMPSALHASLTKLNGETQASESTAKNKGLLLKSLADSHESLGKCVHLLSNSFGIAVLFILVSCLLHLVATAYFLFLELLSKRDNGYLWVQMLWICFHFLRLLMVVEPCHLAARESRKTIQIVCEIERKVHEPILAEAVKKFWQQLLVVDADFSACGLCRVNRTILTSFASAIATYLVILIQFQRTNG from the exons ATGAAGTCGGCAACGTCGAAGGTGGTGACGGCCCTGGACGTTTCTGTGGTTGTCATGGCTATTGTATCCGGTGTTTACTGTGGTCTTTTTAGCCTTAACGACACTCTCGAGCTCAACGATCGCCTAAACAAG ATCGATAGTACTTTAAATGCCTACAACAACTTTCGAAGAGATCGATGGCGAGCCTTGGGAATGGCTGCCGTCTCCTTGGTGGCCATTTCCCTTCTGGTCGGCCTTGATGTTGGGACGTGGATGCGCATTGCCCAGGATATGAACATTGCTCAGTCGGATACGG AGCTCAATGTGCACTGGTACATCCCATTTTACAGTCTCTACTTCATACTCACGGGCTTGCAAGTAAATTTTGCCAACACGGCTTACGGACTTGGCAGGCGCTTTGGTCGCCTGAATCGAATGCTTTCGAGCAGCTTTCTTGCAG AGAACAACGCAACCAGTGCCATTAAACCCCAAAAGGTCAGCACCGTCAAGAACATAAGCTTAAATCGCCCTTCAATGCCATCGGCACTCCATGCGAGCCTGACAAAGCTGAACGGCGAAACCCAGGCCAGCGAATCCACAG CCAAAAACAAGGGGTTGCTCCTGAAATCTCTGGCGGACAGTCACGAGTCGCTGGGAAAATGTGTCCATCTCCTGTCCAA CTCCTTCGGCATTGCGGTTCTCTTCATCCTGGTGTCCTGTCTACTGCATCTTGTAGCTACGGCCTATTTCCTCTTTCTGGAACTGCTCAGCAAGCGGGATAACGGGTACCTGTGGGTGCAGATGCTCTGGATTTGCTTTCATTTCCTGCGATTGCTCATGGTGGTGGAGCCGTGCCACTTGGCTGCCCGAGAGTCCCGCAAAACGATCCAGATTGTTTGCGAGATCGAGCGGAAAGTGCACGAGCCTATCCTTGCGGAGGCGGTTAAGAAGTTTTGGCAGCAGTTACTCGTGGTAGATGCTGACTTCTCCGCCTGTGGATTGTGTCGCGTTAACCGCACCATTCTAACATCG TTTGCATCGGCCATAGCCACCTATCTCGTAATTCTCATTCAGTTTCAACGGACCAATGGCtaa
- the LOC120446788 gene encoding uncharacterized protein LOC120446788 — protein MRRLAVHIAIFYLFQWEIGAVLNEINDLKSWLDENIKGRQDSATIDTLIMLCVIEMKAERKLPAKIDFQITNKNTVQNYIILPTIKIPNITIVIADEKLRVAARSQEQNRDKKLDIAIGLFKDCITKKINVLDHLEE, from the exons ATGCGACGGCTTGCTGTACACATTG CCATTTTCTACCTGTTTCAATGGGAAATAGGAGCAGTGCTGAATGAAATTAACGATCTGAAGTCCTGGCTGGATGAGAACATTAAAGGGCGACAGGACTCGGCCACGATTGACACACTTATAATGCTTTGCGTCATAGAAATGAAAGCAGAGCGCAAGCTTCCGGCAAAGATCGATTTTCAGATAACCAACAAGAATACTGTGCAAAACTACATAATCCTCCCGACCATCAAAATTCCAAACATTACAATTGTCATCGCAGATGAAAAGTTGCGTGTAGCAGCTAGATCACAAGAACAAAATAGAGACAAGAAACTAGATATAGCAATTGGTCTTTTTAAAGATTGTATAACCAAGAAAATAAACGTTCTGGACCACTTAGAGGAATAA
- the LOC120446589 gene encoding uncharacterized protein LOC120446589: MRVCTIFLVLFCVLHISTSKPFLFVVDHIQKHFENKFAKLHEIFNGNSEAYLVTDNTKPNSDKKENTSPDKDVKRKFLNTLIKLCKSETGNGKNSGLDVSLGEQNIRNLNTITNNISMPEIILPPITVVIVKDQKALEKYQDKSKNSNSNNATIIIQRASRTKDAKPAFRSGHEKRTKKGLPADVKKCVLMKIKELNVIRA, from the exons ATGCGGGTTTGCACGATATTTTTGG TGCTGTTCTGTGTGCTCCACATTTCAACTTCAaagccatttttatttgtggttgACCACATCCAAAAACACTTCGAGAATAAGTTCGCAAAGCTGCATGAAATTTTCAATGGTAACAGTGAGGCTTACTTGGTAACGGATAACACGAAACCTAATTCcgataaaaaggaaaatactAGTCCCGATAAGGACGTAAAGAGGAAATTCTTAAACACACTTATCAAGCTTTGCAAATCAGAAACAGGAAACGGAAAAAATTCCGGCTTAGACGTTTCTCTTGGCGAACAAAACATCCGTAATTTAAATACGATCACGAACAACATTAGCATGCCGGAAATTATATTACCACCGATTACGGTTGTCATCGTGAAGGATCAAAAGGCGCTGGAGAAATACCAAGATAAATCTAAAAACtcaaacagcaacaacgcgACCATAATAATCCAACGTGCTAGCCGCACTAAGGATGCCAAGCCTGCCTTCAGATCGGGGCACGAAAAAAGGACGAAGAAAGGATTGCCTGCGGACGTTAAGAAGTGCGTCCTCATGAAAATCAAAGAACTTAATGTAATCAGAGCGTAA
- the LOC120446396 gene encoding formin-like protein 3 isoform X2 yields MNGKFRLLLLMTCLLWAQLCRTQDHLKLKKLTADLVNAIAEANSGKKYGAEWVPSLGQALEEVHITSSRRCFLFDILAHKVQKLCPKPPQYYPPPSSNRPKPKPPPRPPPPPPPPPPATSTSEPPYCYPCRSPHCDPKCVPPDCYPPCKEPGCRLPPTCWKPYCPSPCTSPMCIPGNIEGRMASCVPPYCPPPMNCQKPYCPKIYQPVAARSFLRFGACPMRDIVSRTKWRG; encoded by the exons ATGAACGGAAAGTTTCGGCTCTTACTGCTCATGACAT GTCTTCTGTGGGCGCAGCTATGTAGGACGCAGGATCACCTCAAGCTTAAGAAACTAACCGCAGATCTGGTAAATGCCATTGCGGAGGCTAATTCTGGAAAGAAATATGGAGCCGAGTGGGTTCCGTCGCTGGGCCAAGCTCTTGAAGAGGTGCATATAACATCATCCAGGCGATGTTTTCTATTTGACATACTGGCCCACAAAGTGCAGAAACTCTGCCCGAAGCCTCCGCAATACTATCCCCCGCCCTCGTCCAACcgaccaaaaccaaaaccgccACCgcggccaccaccaccaccaccaccgcctcctcctgCTACGTCTACATCAGAG CCACCCTACTGCTATCCCTGCAGATCGCCACACTGCGATCCCAAGTGCGTCCCGCCAGATTGCTATCCACCATGCAAAGAGCCGGGCTGTAGGCTCCCACCGACCTGCTGGAAACCTTACTGCCCGAGTCCCTGTACCTCTCCAATGTGTATTCCCGGAAACATTGAAGGCAGGATGGCAAGCTGCGTGCCACCCTACTGTCCACCGCCCATGAATTGCCAGAAGCCCTACTGCCCCAAGATTTATCAACCCGTGGCGGCCAGATCGTTTCTGAGGTTCGGAGCGTGTCCCATGCGGGACATAGTCTCCAGAACCAAGTGGCGGGGATAA
- the LOC120450059 gene encoding gustatory receptor for sugar taste 43a isoform X2: MKSATSKVVTALDVSVVVMAIVSGVYCGLFSLNDTLELNDRLNKIDSTLNAYNNFRRDRWRGLDVGTWMRIAQDMNIAQSDTELNVHWYIPFYSLYFILTGLQVNFANTAYGLGRRFGRLNRMLSSSFLAENNATSAIKPQKVSTVKNISLNRPSMPSALHASLTKLNGETQASESTGDKAAARSLILNVELLKLGYFPAKNKGLLLKSLADSHESLGKCVHLLSNSFGIAVLFILVSCLLHLVATAYFLFLELLSKRDNGYLWVQMLWICFHFLRLLMVVEPCHLAARESRKTIQIVCEIERKVHEPILAEAVKKFWQQLLVVDADFSACGLCRVNRTILTSFASAIATYLVILIQFQRTNG, from the exons ATGAAGTCGGCAACGTCGAAGGTGGTGACGGCCCTGGACGTTTCTGTGGTTGTCATGGCTATTGTATCCGGTGTTTACTGTGGTCTTTTTAGCCTTAACGACACTCTCGAGCTCAACGATCGCCTAAACAAG ATCGATAGTACTTTAAATGCCTACAACAACTTTCGAAGAGATCGATGGCGA GGCCTTGATGTTGGGACGTGGATGCGCATTGCCCAGGATATGAACATTGCTCAGTCGGATACGG AGCTCAATGTGCACTGGTACATCCCATTTTACAGTCTCTACTTCATACTCACGGGCTTGCAAGTAAATTTTGCCAACACGGCTTACGGACTTGGCAGGCGCTTTGGTCGCCTGAATCGAATGCTTTCGAGCAGCTTTCTTGCAG AGAACAACGCAACCAGTGCCATTAAACCCCAAAAGGTCAGCACCGTCAAGAACATAAGCTTAAATCGCCCTTCAATGCCATCGGCACTCCATGCGAGCCTGACAAAGCTGAACGGCGAAACCCAGGCCAGCGAATCCACAGGTGACAAGGCAGCCGCCCGCAGTCTAATCCTCAACGTGGAGTTACTCAAATTGGGATATTTTCCAGCCAAAAACAAGGGGTTGCTCCTGAAATCTCTGGCGGACAGTCACGAGTCGCTGGGAAAATGTGTCCATCTCCTGTCCAA CTCCTTCGGCATTGCGGTTCTCTTCATCCTGGTGTCCTGTCTACTGCATCTTGTAGCTACGGCCTATTTCCTCTTTCTGGAACTGCTCAGCAAGCGGGATAACGGGTACCTGTGGGTGCAGATGCTCTGGATTTGCTTTCATTTCCTGCGATTGCTCATGGTGGTGGAGCCGTGCCACTTGGCTGCCCGAGAGTCCCGCAAAACGATCCAGATTGTTTGCGAGATCGAGCGGAAAGTGCACGAGCCTATCCTTGCGGAGGCGGTTAAGAAGTTTTGGCAGCAGTTACTCGTGGTAGATGCTGACTTCTCCGCCTGTGGATTGTGTCGCGTTAACCGCACCATTCTAACATCG TTTGCATCGGCCATAGCCACCTATCTCGTAATTCTCATTCAGTTTCAACGGACCAATGGCtaa
- the LOC120446396 gene encoding WASH complex subunit 3 isoform X3, which yields MNGKFRLLLLMTCLLWAQLCRTQDHLKLKKLTADLVNAIAEANSGKKYGAEWVPSLGQALEEVHITSSRRCFLFDILAHKVQKLCPKPPQYYPPPSSNRPKPKPPPRPPPPPPPPPPATSTSELIVEDIDHSVLSCFYSKDLRITLLDNHNNSGLLRPGKLIKN from the exons ATGAACGGAAAGTTTCGGCTCTTACTGCTCATGACAT GTCTTCTGTGGGCGCAGCTATGTAGGACGCAGGATCACCTCAAGCTTAAGAAACTAACCGCAGATCTGGTAAATGCCATTGCGGAGGCTAATTCTGGAAAGAAATATGGAGCCGAGTGGGTTCCGTCGCTGGGCCAAGCTCTTGAAGAGGTGCATATAACATCATCCAGGCGATGTTTTCTATTTGACATACTGGCCCACAAAGTGCAGAAACTCTGCCCGAAGCCTCCGCAATACTATCCCCCGCCCTCGTCCAACcgaccaaaaccaaaaccgccACCgcggccaccaccaccaccaccaccgcctcctcctgCTACGTCTACATCAGAG CTGATAGTTGAAGATATCGACcacagcgttctctcttgctttTATTCTAAGGATCTAAGAATCACATTACTTGATAACCACAACAACTCTGGATTGCTACGGCCCGGGAAACTGATTAAGAATTAA
- the LOC120450060 gene encoding lactoylglutathione lyase: protein MGDVTGLSNAEADELCQKPDSSTKDFLFQQTMYRIKDPRRSLPFYTGVLGMTLLVKLDFPEAKFSLYFLGYENAADVPKDPKERRSWAMSRKATIELTHNWGTESDPDQSYHTGNTDPRGFGHIGVLVPDVYAACQRFQELGVDFVKKPDDGRMKGLAFIKDPDGYWIEIFNAHSV from the exons ATGGGCGACGTTACAGGATTGAGCAATGCCGAGGCCGACGAGCTGTGCCAGAAGCCGGATTCGTCCACCAAG GATTTCCTCTTCCAGCAAACCATGTACCGCATCAAGGATCCACGCCGGTCGCTGCCCTTCTACACGGGCGTCCTTGGCATGACCTTGCTGGTGAAACTGGATTTCCCCGAGGCTAAGTTCTCGCTGTACTTCCTGGG CTACGAGAACGCCGCCGACGTGCCAAAGGATCCCAAGGAACGACGCAGCTGGGCAATGAGCCGCAAGGCCACCATTGAGTTGACCCA CAACTGGGGCACTGAGAGCGATCCGGATCAGAGCTACCACACCGGCAACACCGATCCACGTGGCTTCGGACACATTGGAGTCCTGGTGCCCGACGTGTACGCCGCCTGCCAGCG CTTCCAAGAGCTTGGCGTTGACTTCGTAAAGAAGCCCGACGACGGTCGTATGAAGGGACTGGCCTTCATCAAGGACCCGGATGGCTACTGGATCGAGATCTTCAATGCACACTCCGTCTAG
- the LOC120446937 gene encoding LOW QUALITY PROTEIN: uncharacterized protein LOC120446937 (The sequence of the model RefSeq protein was modified relative to this genomic sequence to represent the inferred CDS: substituted 1 base at 1 genomic stop codon): MQLFPLYCALIYLFQYEVXAISNEIKSELRTWFGNLKHTQNAVTLNTLKKLCVVEVIRGSKHRITVGNIDILNKNTLENFIKMPSIKMPNITVVIVEDELSKKAKARTANRYKEREMEKLIVKFKECIIRKLKVLS; the protein is encoded by the exons ATGCAACTTTTTCCACTTTACTGTG CTTTAATCTACCTGTTTCAATATGAAGTCTGAGCAATATCGAATGAAATCAAATCTGAACTACGAACCTGGTTTGGAAATTTAAAGCACACGCAAAATGCTGTAACGCTTAACACTCTAAAAAAGCTTTGCGTTGTGGAAGTGATACGAGGCAGCAAACATCGAATAACTGTTGGAAATATTGACATATTGAATAAGAATACTTTGGAAAACTTCATAAAGATGCCGAGCATCAAAATGCCGAACATTACAGTAGTCATCGTGGAAGATGAGTTGTCTAAAAAGGCAAAGGCAAGAACGGCGAATCGGTATAAAGAacgggaaatggaaaaactaaTTGTAAAATTTAAGGAGTGTATTATTAGAAAACTAAAGGTACTATCTTAG
- the LOC120446176 gene encoding ell-associated factor Eaf: protein MIMTKQKNSLAERLNIGEEVRELKLGATFNPKNTSTAFHTIKYDFKPASVDTSRMASVDVGSNNQVTVTVPNSESSGVPHTVYKGNQREYAKECLMIYDKETGAITIEKLNHNIQVKKTRSEVTSKSVQLPGQHASVNMGQGQLHSQGANGAGTGPGPISAPGHGSGTAPKMENSTMRISTKTKVSTGSRRNNIIDFKPRNSPMQQSSPSRPVPVHRSPQSAPAWDANNAQQTLPSIPLITDDDDFGLRAALHNSGHANTSGSSTGSATGQTDFGSISSSSHIGKQRQAPPHGHGKRQQMHQRQSPPMAQQQQPSNYGRGYNGGQSHAQQQRQRNSPQQQRPPAYGHGNSMTMDLDSTREQELTSQSVAQAAAALEQQIGGALSASSSSSESDSSDSDSGSDSDDSTEDDRPMEGQQPVYQNQNHQQQQMAQQHLNQLPNLGLGSISPAYGSNHQQQQQQMVPHQQQQKQQSGIYASNGGFPNDLLQNDLQLSSNSSDDDD from the exons ATGATAATGACCAAACAGAAGAATTCGCTGGCCGAGCGCCTCAACATCGGCGAGGAGGTGCGGGAACTGAAGCTGGGCGCAACCTTTAACCCGAAGAACACCTCGACCGCTTTTCACACTATCAAAT ATGACTTCAAGCCAGCGAGCGTGGACACCAGCCGCATGGCATCTGTGGACGTCGGCTCCAACAATCAAGTTACTGTTACCGTGCCAAATTCAG AAAGTTCCGGAGTGCCTCATACAGTTTATAAGGGTAATCAGAGAGAGTATGCAAAGGAGTGTTTGATGATCTACGACAAAGAGACGGGCGCCATCACAATAGAAAAGCTAAATCACAATATTCAAGTAAAGAAGACCAG GAGCGAAGTCACCAGCAAGTCAGTTCAGCTGCCCGGTCAGCATGCTTCCGTGAATATGGGCCAGGGTCAGCTCCACAGTCAGGGTGCGAACGGAGCGGGAACGGGACCGGGACCAATATCAGCACCTGGGCATGGCTCCGGAACAGCACCCAAAATGGAGAACAGCACAATGCGAATCTCAACCAAGACGAAGGTTTCTACCGGCAGCCGCAGAAATAATATTA ttGACTTCAAGCCGCGCAACTCGCCAATGCAACAGAGCTCACCATCGCGTCCAGTGCCAGTCCACCGCAGCCCCCAATCTGCGCCGGC TTGGGACGCAAACAATGCACAGCAGACGTTGCCCAGCATTCCCTTGATCACCGATGACGATGACTTTGGGTTGAGGGCGGCCCTACACAACAGCGGCCATGCGAACACATCAGGCTCATCAACTGGCTCCGCAACAGGTCAAACGGATTTTGGATCTATTTCCTCGTCCTCTCACATTGGCAAGCAGCGGCAGGCTCCCCCGCACGGCCACGGCAAGCGCCAGCAGATGCACCAGCGCCAAAGCCCACCAATGgctcagcagcaacagccatCGAACTATGGGCGTGGTTACAATGGCGGTCAGAGCCACgcacaacaacagcggcaacgGAActcgccgcagcagcagcgtccTCCTGCTTATGGCCACGGCAATAGCATGACCATGGACTTAGACTCAACCAGGGAGCAAGAACTGACCTCGCAGTCCGTGGCGCAAGCGGCTGCCGCCTTGGAACAG CAAATTGGAGGTGCACTGAGTGCATCGAGCTCCAGTTCGGAGTCGGATTCCAGCGACAGCGACAGTGGCAGCGATTCGGATGACAGCACTGAGGATGATCGCCCCATGGAGGGCCAGCAGCCGGTGTATCAGAATCAAaaccaccaacaacagcaaatgGCGCAGCAGCATCTTAATCAGCTGCCCAACCTGGGCCTTGGCTCCATATCACCAGCATATGGAAGCAatcatcaacagcagcagcagcagatggtgccccatcaacagcagcagaagcaacagTCCGGCATTTATGCGTCCAACGGTGGCTTTCCGAACGATTTGCTACAAAATGATCTGCAGTTGTCGTCAAATTCGTCCGACGATGACGACTAG
- the LOC120450059 gene encoding gustatory receptor for sugar taste 43a isoform X1 codes for MKSATSKVVTALDVSVVVMAIVSGVYCGLFSLNDTLELNDRLNKIDSTLNAYNNFRRDRWRALGMAAVSLVAISLLVGLDVGTWMRIAQDMNIAQSDTELNVHWYIPFYSLYFILTGLQVNFANTAYGLGRRFGRLNRMLSSSFLAENNATSAIKPQKVSTVKNISLNRPSMPSALHASLTKLNGETQASESTGDKAAARSLILNVELLKLGYFPAKNKGLLLKSLADSHESLGKCVHLLSNSFGIAVLFILVSCLLHLVATAYFLFLELLSKRDNGYLWVQMLWICFHFLRLLMVVEPCHLAARESRKTIQIVCEIERKVHEPILAEAVKKFWQQLLVVDADFSACGLCRVNRTILTSFASAIATYLVILIQFQRTNG; via the exons ATGAAGTCGGCAACGTCGAAGGTGGTGACGGCCCTGGACGTTTCTGTGGTTGTCATGGCTATTGTATCCGGTGTTTACTGTGGTCTTTTTAGCCTTAACGACACTCTCGAGCTCAACGATCGCCTAAACAAG ATCGATAGTACTTTAAATGCCTACAACAACTTTCGAAGAGATCGATGGCGAGCCTTGGGAATGGCTGCCGTCTCCTTGGTGGCCATTTCCCTTCTGGTCGGCCTTGATGTTGGGACGTGGATGCGCATTGCCCAGGATATGAACATTGCTCAGTCGGATACGG AGCTCAATGTGCACTGGTACATCCCATTTTACAGTCTCTACTTCATACTCACGGGCTTGCAAGTAAATTTTGCCAACACGGCTTACGGACTTGGCAGGCGCTTTGGTCGCCTGAATCGAATGCTTTCGAGCAGCTTTCTTGCAG AGAACAACGCAACCAGTGCCATTAAACCCCAAAAGGTCAGCACCGTCAAGAACATAAGCTTAAATCGCCCTTCAATGCCATCGGCACTCCATGCGAGCCTGACAAAGCTGAACGGCGAAACCCAGGCCAGCGAATCCACAGGTGACAAGGCAGCCGCCCGCAGTCTAATCCTCAACGTGGAGTTACTCAAATTGGGATATTTTCCAGCCAAAAACAAGGGGTTGCTCCTGAAATCTCTGGCGGACAGTCACGAGTCGCTGGGAAAATGTGTCCATCTCCTGTCCAA CTCCTTCGGCATTGCGGTTCTCTTCATCCTGGTGTCCTGTCTACTGCATCTTGTAGCTACGGCCTATTTCCTCTTTCTGGAACTGCTCAGCAAGCGGGATAACGGGTACCTGTGGGTGCAGATGCTCTGGATTTGCTTTCATTTCCTGCGATTGCTCATGGTGGTGGAGCCGTGCCACTTGGCTGCCCGAGAGTCCCGCAAAACGATCCAGATTGTTTGCGAGATCGAGCGGAAAGTGCACGAGCCTATCCTTGCGGAGGCGGTTAAGAAGTTTTGGCAGCAGTTACTCGTGGTAGATGCTGACTTCTCCGCCTGTGGATTGTGTCGCGTTAACCGCACCATTCTAACATCG TTTGCATCGGCCATAGCCACCTATCTCGTAATTCTCATTCAGTTTCAACGGACCAATGGCtaa
- the LOC120446396 gene encoding leucine-rich repeat extensin-like protein 3 isoform X1 — MNGKFRLLLLMTCLLWAQLCRTQDHLKLKKLTADLVNAIAEANSGKKYGAEWVPSLGQALEEVHITSSRRCFLFDILAHKVQKLCPKPPQYYPPPSSNRPKPKPPPRPPPPPPPPPPATSTSEVSSTEPPFLPPTHISDGLEYPDGSYFPWCYMPYCPTICQPPYCYPCRSPHCDPKCVPPDCYPPCKEPGCRLPPTCWKPYCPSPCTSPMCIPGNIEGRMASCVPPYCPPPMNCQKPYCPKIYQPVAARSFLRFGACPMRDIVSRTKWRG; from the exons ATGAACGGAAAGTTTCGGCTCTTACTGCTCATGACAT GTCTTCTGTGGGCGCAGCTATGTAGGACGCAGGATCACCTCAAGCTTAAGAAACTAACCGCAGATCTGGTAAATGCCATTGCGGAGGCTAATTCTGGAAAGAAATATGGAGCCGAGTGGGTTCCGTCGCTGGGCCAAGCTCTTGAAGAGGTGCATATAACATCATCCAGGCGATGTTTTCTATTTGACATACTGGCCCACAAAGTGCAGAAACTCTGCCCGAAGCCTCCGCAATACTATCCCCCGCCCTCGTCCAACcgaccaaaaccaaaaccgccACCgcggccaccaccaccaccaccaccgcctcctcctgCTACGTCTACATCAGAGGTAAGCAGTACAGAACCACCATTTCTGCCACCGACACACATATCGGACGGTCTGGAGTACCCCGATGGCTCCTATTTTCCCTGGTGCTACATGCCTTACTGCCCCACGATTTGCCAGCCACCCTACTGCTATCCCTGCAGATCGCCACACTGCGATCCCAAGTGCGTCCCGCCAGATTGCTATCCACCATGCAAAGAGCCGGGCTGTAGGCTCCCACCGACCTGCTGGAAACCTTACTGCCCGAGTCCCTGTACCTCTCCAATGTGTATTCCCGGAAACATTGAAGGCAGGATGGCAAGCTGCGTGCCACCCTACTGTCCACCGCCCATGAATTGCCAGAAGCCCTACTGCCCCAAGATTTATCAACCCGTGGCGGCCAGATCGTTTCTGAGGTTCGGAGCGTGTCCCATGCGGGACATAGTCTCCAGAACCAAGTGGCGGGGATAA